One segment of Sphingomonas telluris DNA contains the following:
- a CDS encoding DUF885 domain-containing protein, whose amino-acid sequence MDRREFLSTTAAGLGAAFFAAGSSPALAFVQGSVASGDAALNSLFEKIFQERVRRYPELATSLGLDKGENAHLKSELDVRPTAAARAEDLAKLRQELASIQAIPNASLSQAAKLNKDVIVYQIETNIVPGAKFDIDSAQRPYPITQQGGSYFSTPDFLNTAHTIDAPADAEAYLSRLAQVGKTIDNDTVEQRAQAARGFLAPAWSIDLALGQMRKLRGAAAEANTMVESLARRTAAKNIAGDWSARAAKIVADSVYPALDRQIAAMEQLKPSTRPGDGAWRLTRGDAIYAAALEQATTTKFTPDEVHKMGLDQVAEISGRLDAILKSAGYTKGTVGERLAELNKAPSQLYPNTDEGRTQLIADLNKGVKDMYARLPNAFATVPSAPLEIRRVPPEIQDGASNGYYNRASLDGSRPAIYFINLKDVGDWPKYSLPSLTYHEGVPGHHLQISLAQESKDIPTLRKLGFFSAYSEGWALYAEQLADELGAYGGIESAGYLQSFLFRAARLVVDTGIHTKQWSREKATDYMVATTGFARPRSQREVERYCTMIGQACSYKVGHMAWTRAREQAQKTLGPKFDLKQFHEVLKEGAMPQTLLEQRIKQRAAAQA is encoded by the coding sequence ATGGATCGTCGCGAGTTTCTGTCGACCACTGCAGCCGGACTGGGTGCCGCTTTCTTTGCCGCCGGCTCGAGCCCCGCTCTTGCCTTCGTCCAAGGCTCGGTCGCGTCCGGCGATGCGGCGCTCAATTCGCTCTTCGAGAAGATCTTCCAGGAACGGGTAAGGCGCTATCCCGAGCTCGCGACTTCGCTGGGCCTCGACAAGGGCGAGAACGCGCATCTGAAGTCGGAGCTCGACGTCCGACCGACTGCCGCTGCCCGAGCCGAGGACTTGGCCAAGCTGCGGCAGGAGCTGGCATCGATTCAGGCGATCCCGAACGCAAGCCTCAGCCAGGCCGCGAAGCTCAATAAGGACGTCATTGTCTACCAGATCGAAACGAACATCGTTCCTGGCGCGAAGTTCGACATCGACAGCGCGCAGCGGCCCTATCCGATCACGCAGCAGGGCGGCTCGTACTTCTCAACGCCGGACTTCCTGAACACGGCGCACACGATCGACGCCCCGGCCGACGCCGAGGCGTACCTTTCCCGCCTCGCGCAGGTCGGGAAAACGATCGACAACGACACCGTCGAGCAGCGTGCCCAGGCTGCGCGCGGGTTTCTCGCCCCCGCATGGTCGATCGACCTCGCACTGGGCCAGATGCGTAAGCTCCGTGGCGCAGCGGCCGAGGCGAACACGATGGTGGAATCGCTCGCGCGACGTACCGCCGCCAAGAACATCGCCGGGGACTGGAGCGCCCGCGCGGCGAAGATCGTCGCGGACAGCGTCTATCCGGCGCTCGACCGCCAGATTGCCGCCATGGAACAGCTGAAGCCAAGCACGCGGCCCGGCGACGGTGCATGGCGGCTGACGCGCGGCGACGCGATCTATGCGGCTGCCCTGGAGCAGGCGACAACCACCAAGTTCACGCCGGACGAAGTGCACAAGATGGGTCTCGACCAGGTTGCGGAAATCAGCGGGCGCCTGGACGCCATCCTCAAAAGCGCGGGCTACACGAAGGGCACGGTCGGCGAGCGGCTCGCCGAGCTGAACAAGGCGCCGTCGCAGCTCTACCCGAACACCGATGAGGGCCGCACGCAGCTGATCGCCGACCTCAACAAGGGGGTGAAGGACATGTACGCGCGCCTTCCGAACGCCTTCGCAACGGTGCCGAGCGCGCCACTCGAAATCCGCCGCGTTCCCCCGGAGATCCAGGACGGGGCGTCGAACGGCTATTACAACCGTGCCTCGCTCGATGGCTCGCGGCCCGCGATCTACTTCATCAACCTGAAGGACGTGGGCGACTGGCCGAAATATTCGCTGCCCTCGCTAACCTACCACGAGGGCGTCCCGGGCCATCACCTGCAGATCAGCCTTGCGCAGGAATCGAAGGACATTCCGACGCTGCGCAAGTTGGGCTTCTTCTCGGCCTATTCCGAAGGCTGGGCGCTCTACGCGGAGCAATTGGCCGACGAGCTGGGCGCCTACGGCGGCATCGAGAGCGCGGGTTATCTGCAATCCTTCCTGTTCCGCGCGGCGCGCCTCGTCGTCGACACCGGCATCCACACCAAGCAATGGAGCCGCGAGAAGGCGACGGACTACATGGTCGCAACGACCGGCTTCGCTCGGCCGCGGTCGCAGCGCGAGGTGGAGCGGTACTGCACGATGATCGGCCAGGCCTGCAGCTACAAGGTCGGCCACATGGCGTGGACGCGCGCTCGGGAGCAGGCCCAGAAGACGCTCGGCCCGAAGTTCGACCTGAAGCAATTCCACGAAGTGCTGAAGGAAGGCGCGATGCCGCAGACCCTGCTCGAACAGCGGATCAAGCAACGCGCGGCGGCACAGGCCTGA
- a CDS encoding DUF885 domain-containing protein: MRSLLALAIGVAAVTLPAVPAPALAAVQADEDARFEAFGDRVVDEYLKLSPISATQLGEHRYDDRLPDASAAGRGATRAFADRSLAELAKFDTSKLSREHQVDAILLKNQLDYLIFSDSRLQDWAWDPTNYSSAAGAAFDALMSREFAPLPERLRSATGRLEALPAYLQQAREALVPARVPLIHAQTVAKQNPGLNALIDDILSKKSALAAADQARLERAGAAAKAAVAAHQKWIDEALIPNAKGNERIGAALYDEKLRLALNSPLGRQEIRERAERELKSLRAKMYEVAAGMIKGQAGAPPAPANPTPDQQQAVIEAGLAKVYADLPPRGQVLPFARETLNKAVSFAKAKDLIGFPTSNFDAIEMPEYARGFAVAYADMPGALEKDQRGYYDVMPIPPDWSDEQANSFLREYNKWALHELTIHEAVPGHLLQLAHSNLYKSKLRAVLQSGPMIEGWACYGQDVMADAGFLNRDPRYLLAHYKFQMRMPVNAIIDQDFHVGKLTREQAIELMTKQAFQQEREAAGKWVRLQLSSAQLPTYFVGYEEWKDFRAAAEKQPGFNLRKFHDSALSHGSPPVRFIRELTLGEPIR, translated from the coding sequence ATGCGTAGCTTGCTTGCACTCGCGATCGGCGTTGCTGCCGTGACCCTGCCGGCGGTGCCGGCACCGGCTTTGGCAGCCGTCCAGGCCGATGAAGATGCGCGATTCGAGGCCTTCGGCGACCGCGTCGTCGACGAATATCTGAAGCTGAGCCCCATTTCGGCGACGCAGCTCGGCGAGCATCGGTACGACGACCGCCTTCCGGACGCGTCGGCTGCAGGGCGTGGCGCGACGCGCGCCTTCGCCGACCGTTCGCTGGCGGAGCTCGCGAAGTTCGATACGAGTAAGCTCAGCCGTGAGCATCAGGTCGACGCAATCCTGCTAAAGAACCAACTCGATTATCTGATCTTCAGCGATTCTCGGCTGCAGGACTGGGCCTGGGATCCGACCAATTATTCCTCGGCGGCCGGTGCAGCGTTCGACGCCCTGATGTCGCGAGAGTTCGCGCCGCTGCCGGAGCGCCTGCGTTCCGCGACCGGCCGCCTCGAAGCGCTGCCGGCCTATCTGCAACAAGCGCGGGAAGCGCTGGTACCCGCCCGCGTCCCGCTGATCCACGCGCAGACGGTCGCCAAGCAGAACCCCGGTCTCAACGCGCTGATCGACGACATTCTCAGCAAGAAGTCCGCGCTGGCCGCGGCCGACCAGGCGCGGCTTGAGCGCGCGGGCGCTGCCGCCAAGGCGGCCGTCGCTGCGCACCAGAAGTGGATCGACGAGGCTCTCATTCCCAACGCGAAGGGCAACGAGCGCATCGGTGCGGCACTGTACGACGAGAAGCTGCGCCTCGCGCTCAACTCGCCGCTCGGCCGCCAAGAAATCCGCGAGCGCGCCGAGCGCGAACTGAAGTCGCTCCGCGCGAAGATGTACGAAGTCGCAGCGGGCATGATCAAAGGTCAGGCGGGTGCTCCGCCGGCGCCCGCGAACCCGACGCCGGATCAGCAGCAGGCCGTCATCGAAGCTGGACTCGCCAAGGTCTACGCCGACTTGCCGCCGCGCGGCCAGGTGCTGCCCTTTGCGCGCGAGACGCTGAACAAGGCCGTCAGCTTCGCCAAGGCGAAGGACCTTATCGGCTTCCCGACGTCCAATTTCGACGCGATCGAAATGCCGGAATATGCCCGCGGCTTCGCGGTCGCCTATGCCGACATGCCGGGCGCGCTCGAGAAGGATCAGCGCGGCTATTACGACGTGATGCCGATCCCGCCTGACTGGAGCGACGAGCAGGCCAACTCCTTCCTGCGCGAGTATAACAAGTGGGCGCTTCACGAGCTGACCATTCACGAGGCCGTTCCGGGGCACTTGCTGCAGCTCGCCCATTCGAACCTCTACAAGTCCAAGCTGCGCGCCGTGCTTCAGTCGGGTCCGATGATCGAGGGCTGGGCCTGCTACGGCCAGGATGTCATGGCGGATGCGGGCTTCCTGAACCGCGATCCGCGCTACCTGCTGGCGCACTACAAGTTCCAGATGCGCATGCCGGTGAACGCGATCATCGACCAGGACTTCCACGTCGGAAAGCTGACGCGCGAGCAGGCGATCGAACTGATGACCAAGCAGGCCTTCCAGCAGGAGCGAGAGGCGGCGGGCAAATGGGTGCGGTTGCAGCTGAGCTCGGCCCAGCTACCGACCTATTTCGTCGGCTATGAGGAGTGGAAGGACTTCCGGGCCGCGGCCGAGAAGCAGCCGGGTTTCAACCTGCGGAAGTTCCACGATTCCGCGCTGAGCCACGGCTCTCCGCCGGTCCGCTTCATTCGCGAACTGACATTGGGCGAGCCGATCCGCTGA
- a CDS encoding ABC-F family ATP-binding cassette domain-containing protein codes for MAAATLSYEDLGLVQGDGWLFRHLDVHIRPRDRLALIGRNGAGKTTLLKCLAGLIETDEGRRTVVPGSRVVLLEQDPDMSGHASLLDWVLAEPDAPAEHEAAAIADQIGLDLSRPVSTASGGERRRAAIARALAQDPDVLFLDEPTNHLDLGGIEWLEDWLNRFTGAFIVISHDRTFLTRLTKSCLWLDRGHLRRAEIGFGGFEVWMEKAYEEEARAAEKLDAKLAIELRWLERGVTARRRRNQGRLAKLHDMRAQRAAMIGGPGTAKLAIAKDEVRSKAVIDAEHVSKNYGDRQIIRDFTLRIQRGDRIGIVGPNGAGKTTLLKLLTGELAPDQGQIERAKTLSGIVIDQQRKLMEPTKRVRDVLAEGGDWIDVRGTKKHIKGYLKEFLFSPELTEAPVGSLSGGERSRLLLAREFAREANLLVLDEPTNDLDLETLDLLQEVIADYEGTVLIVSHDRDFLDRTVTVTLGLDGSGRVDIVAGGYEDWAKRRRQAAPAAKPKAAAPVEERKAATSAKLSYKDQRDLDRLPGEIEHLEAEIAAVEDVLADADLYTRDTKRFAELSERAARLRDKKHAAEERWLEVAEMADALAR; via the coding sequence ATGGCTGCGGCGACACTCTCCTACGAAGACCTCGGGCTCGTTCAGGGCGACGGCTGGCTTTTTCGGCATCTCGACGTGCACATCCGGCCGCGCGACCGCCTGGCGCTGATCGGCCGTAACGGCGCGGGCAAGACGACCCTGCTGAAGTGCCTCGCGGGCCTGATCGAGACAGACGAAGGGCGGCGAACGGTCGTTCCTGGAAGCCGCGTGGTCCTTCTGGAGCAGGACCCCGACATGAGCGGTCACGCCTCTCTGCTCGACTGGGTCCTTGCGGAGCCGGATGCGCCGGCAGAGCATGAAGCGGCCGCGATCGCGGACCAGATCGGGCTCGATCTCTCGCGACCAGTCTCCACGGCAAGCGGCGGCGAGCGGCGCCGGGCGGCAATCGCGCGCGCCTTGGCGCAGGATCCGGACGTGCTCTTCCTGGACGAGCCGACCAACCACCTCGACCTTGGCGGCATCGAATGGCTGGAAGACTGGCTGAACCGCTTCACCGGAGCGTTCATCGTGATCAGCCACGATCGAACCTTTCTGACCCGGCTGACGAAGAGTTGCCTCTGGCTGGACCGAGGGCATCTCCGGCGTGCCGAGATCGGCTTCGGCGGCTTCGAAGTATGGATGGAAAAGGCGTACGAGGAGGAGGCTCGCGCGGCCGAGAAGCTGGACGCCAAGCTGGCCATCGAGCTGCGCTGGCTGGAGCGCGGCGTCACCGCGCGGCGCCGCCGCAACCAGGGTCGCCTCGCGAAGCTGCATGACATGCGGGCGCAGCGCGCTGCGATGATCGGGGGTCCGGGGACAGCGAAACTCGCCATCGCCAAGGACGAAGTCCGCTCAAAGGCAGTGATCGACGCCGAGCATGTGTCGAAGAATTACGGCGACCGACAAATCATCCGCGACTTCACCCTGCGCATTCAGCGCGGCGACCGGATCGGCATCGTCGGTCCGAACGGAGCGGGCAAGACGACCTTGCTCAAGCTGCTTACCGGCGAACTCGCGCCCGACCAGGGACAGATCGAGCGAGCGAAGACCCTGTCCGGCATCGTTATCGACCAGCAGCGCAAGCTGATGGAGCCGACGAAGCGCGTCCGCGACGTGCTCGCGGAGGGTGGCGACTGGATCGACGTCCGCGGAACCAAGAAGCACATCAAGGGCTACCTCAAGGAGTTCCTATTCTCGCCGGAGCTGACCGAGGCGCCCGTTGGGTCGCTGTCCGGCGGAGAACGGTCGCGGCTGCTGCTGGCCCGCGAATTCGCGCGGGAGGCGAACCTGCTCGTGCTTGACGAGCCGACCAACGACCTCGACCTTGAGACGCTCGACCTGCTGCAGGAAGTGATCGCCGATTACGAAGGCACGGTGCTGATCGTCAGCCACGACCGCGACTTCCTCGACCGAACGGTAACGGTGACTCTCGGACTCGATGGGTCCGGGCGCGTCGACATCGTCGCGGGAGGGTACGAGGACTGGGCGAAGCGCCGGCGCCAGGCCGCGCCCGCAGCAAAGCCGAAGGCGGCTGCGCCCGTGGAAGAGCGGAAGGCCGCGACGTCAGCCAAGCTCAGCTACAAGGACCAGCGCGACCTCGACCGCCTGCCCGGCGAGATCGAGCATCTCGAAGCGGAAATCGCCGCGGTCGAGGACGTCCTGGCCGACGCCGACCTCTACACCCGCGATACCAAGCGCTTCGCTGAACTCAGCGAGCGAGCGGCAAGGCTGCGCGACAAAAAGCACGCCGCCGAGGAGCGCTGGCTCGAAGTCGCGGAAATGGCCGACGCGCTGGCCCGCTGA
- a CDS encoding winged helix-turn-helix domain-containing protein has product MLKLSDLALRPDLQLGPMLVSPSRRLVEGPGGHTHVEPLIMQVFLLLLDAGGKVVTRNDLFDQCWGGVIVGDDSLNRAIAKARRIGAQVAPGLYEIETIPRTGYRMTGEILGLLNGAAVERRRSTPLSRRQTILAGSAAALAAAGAGLWWVNHPRTDPRFEALMARGDEAMRDGSAFEQSNIRATQNIPMVDLYAQAVRLEPDNARAWGLLGYFRAGIADGASPEDSARLVASAQAAIQRALKLDSQEPNARIAMFILEGRMLDWLERENQLRGILATDPNNLLTMMELMPLLQAAGMTRESWSWNERILKIAPMLQGYLCLRAMKLWILGRIRESDNVIDRVRGLWPDFPFAFWVRFLLFAQSGRPHAARTMLDAAPERLGDPEYVAIWRTILDALETRTSHAIAAARSACFKLAKESPVSVNDMVMALCGLGLKDDAFDVTEGFLLWRGKMISTDQANGKKMDDYSRRMTQWLFTPPCAIMRDDPRFLKLCDDFGLTAYWQARGVKPDYQVYR; this is encoded by the coding sequence ATGCTGAAGCTGAGCGACCTGGCGCTGCGGCCGGATCTGCAGCTCGGCCCCATGCTCGTCAGCCCGTCGCGCCGCCTGGTCGAGGGCCCGGGCGGCCACACCCACGTCGAGCCTCTGATCATGCAGGTGTTCCTGCTGCTGCTCGACGCCGGCGGCAAGGTCGTGACCCGCAACGACCTCTTCGATCAATGCTGGGGCGGGGTGATCGTCGGCGACGACAGCCTCAACCGCGCGATCGCCAAGGCTCGCCGCATTGGTGCGCAGGTGGCGCCCGGACTTTACGAGATCGAGACGATCCCCCGCACCGGATACCGGATGACTGGCGAGATTCTCGGCCTCTTGAATGGAGCGGCCGTTGAGCGACGTCGTTCGACGCCCCTTTCTCGCCGCCAAACCATCCTGGCTGGAAGCGCGGCTGCCCTTGCAGCTGCCGGCGCGGGTCTGTGGTGGGTTAATCATCCCCGAACAGATCCCCGCTTCGAAGCCCTAATGGCGCGTGGGGACGAAGCGATGAGGGATGGCTCGGCGTTCGAGCAGTCGAATATACGCGCCACTCAGAACATCCCCATGGTTGATCTGTATGCGCAGGCCGTCCGGCTTGAGCCGGACAACGCCCGCGCGTGGGGATTGCTGGGCTATTTCAGGGCGGGCATTGCGGACGGGGCCTCCCCCGAAGATTCGGCGCGTCTCGTCGCCAGCGCACAGGCCGCGATTCAACGAGCGCTGAAGCTCGATTCCCAAGAACCCAATGCTCGAATAGCCATGTTCATCCTGGAAGGGAGGATGCTCGACTGGCTGGAGCGCGAAAACCAGCTGCGCGGAATTCTGGCGACCGATCCGAATAACCTGCTGACAATGATGGAGCTGATGCCGCTGTTGCAGGCGGCTGGGATGACCCGTGAGTCCTGGTCGTGGAACGAGCGAATTCTGAAAATCGCGCCGATGTTGCAGGGCTATCTCTGCCTTCGGGCGATGAAACTCTGGATTCTCGGCCGGATCCGCGAATCCGACAACGTCATCGATCGCGTTCGCGGCCTATGGCCCGACTTTCCGTTCGCTTTTTGGGTCCGCTTCCTGCTGTTTGCGCAGAGTGGCCGTCCGCACGCTGCTCGGACCATGCTGGATGCCGCGCCGGAACGGCTTGGCGATCCCGAATATGTCGCCATCTGGCGGACGATCCTCGATGCTCTCGAAACTCGCACCTCTCATGCCATCGCCGCAGCGCGTTCCGCGTGCTTCAAGCTGGCGAAGGAGTCTCCTGTCTCCGTCAATGACATGGTCATGGCTCTCTGTGGCCTCGGGCTGAAGGACGACGCCTTCGACGTCACCGAGGGCTTCCTCCTCTGGCGCGGCAAGATGATCAGCACCGACCAGGCCAACGGCAAGAAGATGGACGATTACAGCCGACGGATGACGCAGTGGCTGTTCACGCCGCCTTGCGCGATCATGAGGGACGATCCGCGCTTCCTGAAGCTTTGCGATGACTTCGGTCTGACCGCTTACTGGCAGGCCCGCGGCGTTAAGCCGGATTATCAGGTCTATCGTTAG
- a CDS encoding TonB-dependent receptor has product MPALVLVAAMGLAAGQVASTDDDRVDEIIVTGERARRSLKDTSSSVAVVTQSEIEETGANRVDQILALIPNVQLLNGSSGPIIRGQDTTGALSALPAFLGGNRPRSTIVVDGRPATYNEFIFGTSPVWDVKRIEVFRSPQTTTQGQNSIAGAIFVNTNDPTFTPEYRARAIVGDYKTRQVSAVASRPVKGDDVAFRVTGDFRYARPTSKIFDWIEGADPNHDVYGLLRAKLLITPSAWRGTRATLTYAHTESKAPQVVAITAPFRHRRDVDGGYGTFRVNVDALTAEVQQDIAEDLSANFILTGADRNIRRFAPTGLGQTRNNGRDWTGEAVVNWSPEGPLQVVGGVSHTHVYLDQFINLSRLSGVLGSFRDWQDGTGIFGEATVAVAPRLTLTAGLRYQRDRQARRGALGNDAFSVPVDFVGKFDAVLPKVTLAYDLTPSFRAGVMVQKAYNPGGTTIRFDTGRPDNFEAESLWDFELFTRTELADGRLSASTNLFYYDMRNSQQSIGVLIRTPDGLPIGFANLLNIPKAHSYGFEGDLAYRATDSLTLRLAMGLLDSKVTKTDGETVDFQGHELAGSPHFSASAAVDWKPTEQVQLSAQVRHHGPFPSYPGASDPNRVPASTIVDGRAEFDTGPVSLFVQVRNFFDALGLLQVVDEGRTAYAEDPMSVSVGIESRF; this is encoded by the coding sequence ATGCCCGCGTTGGTTTTGGTCGCAGCGATGGGGCTCGCTGCGGGGCAAGTAGCAAGTACGGACGACGACCGCGTCGATGAGATCATCGTCACGGGCGAACGCGCGCGCCGCTCGCTCAAGGACACGTCGTCGAGCGTGGCGGTCGTTACCCAATCGGAGATCGAGGAGACCGGAGCCAACCGCGTCGACCAAATTCTCGCGCTCATTCCGAATGTTCAGCTTCTCAACGGATCGTCGGGCCCGATCATCCGAGGGCAGGATACGACCGGGGCGCTGTCGGCACTGCCCGCATTCCTCGGCGGCAACCGGCCGCGAAGCACGATCGTCGTCGACGGCAGGCCCGCGACCTATAACGAGTTCATTTTCGGCACGTCGCCGGTCTGGGACGTCAAGCGGATCGAGGTCTTCCGCAGCCCGCAGACGACCACCCAGGGCCAGAACTCGATCGCCGGCGCCATCTTCGTCAACACGAACGATCCGACGTTCACTCCGGAATATCGAGCGCGCGCGATCGTCGGGGACTACAAGACGCGGCAGGTGTCCGCTGTCGCGTCGCGGCCCGTTAAAGGCGACGACGTCGCCTTCCGGGTCACGGGCGATTTCCGCTACGCCCGGCCGACGAGCAAGATCTTCGATTGGATCGAGGGTGCCGATCCGAACCATGACGTCTACGGTCTGCTCCGCGCGAAGCTGCTGATCACGCCATCTGCTTGGCGCGGCACGCGGGCGACGCTGACGTACGCGCACACGGAATCGAAGGCGCCGCAGGTCGTGGCCATCACCGCGCCCTTCCGGCACCGCAGGGATGTCGATGGCGGTTACGGCACGTTCAGGGTCAATGTGGATGCGCTGACGGCGGAGGTTCAGCAGGATATTGCCGAAGACCTCAGCGCGAACTTCATACTGACCGGCGCGGACAGGAACATCCGCCGCTTCGCGCCCACGGGCCTCGGCCAAACGAGGAACAATGGACGCGACTGGACCGGCGAGGCCGTCGTGAACTGGTCTCCCGAGGGACCGCTCCAGGTCGTCGGCGGGGTGTCGCACACGCACGTTTATCTGGACCAGTTCATCAACCTTTCGCGGCTGTCCGGCGTGCTCGGAAGCTTCCGTGACTGGCAGGACGGCACGGGGATATTCGGGGAAGCCACGGTCGCCGTCGCCCCCCGCCTAACGCTGACTGCGGGCCTGCGTTACCAGCGTGACCGGCAGGCGCGGCGCGGAGCATTGGGGAACGACGCATTCTCGGTGCCGGTCGACTTTGTGGGCAAGTTCGATGCGGTGCTGCCCAAGGTCACACTGGCCTACGATCTCACGCCGTCCTTCCGAGCGGGAGTCATGGTCCAGAAGGCCTACAATCCGGGCGGCACCACGATCCGCTTCGACACGGGCCGCCCCGACAATTTCGAGGCCGAAAGCCTGTGGGACTTCGAGCTGTTTACGCGCACGGAGCTGGCAGACGGCCGCCTAAGCGCATCCACGAACCTATTCTACTACGACATGCGCAATTCGCAGCAGTCGATCGGCGTCCTCATTCGAACGCCCGACGGGCTTCCCATCGGATTCGCGAACCTGCTGAACATTCCGAAGGCCCACAGCTACGGATTCGAAGGCGACCTGGCGTACCGCGCGACGGACAGCTTGACGCTTCGGTTGGCGATGGGACTCCTCGACAGCAAGGTCACGAAAACCGATGGCGAGACGGTAGACTTCCAAGGACATGAGCTTGCCGGATCACCGCATTTCAGCGCGTCCGCAGCCGTCGACTGGAAGCCGACCGAACAGGTCCAGCTGTCCGCCCAAGTGCGTCACCACGGGCCGTTCCCGAGTTACCCCGGCGCTTCAGACCCCAACAGGGTGCCCGCTTCGACCATCGTCGACGGCCGCGCCGAGTTCGACACAGGCCCGGTGTCGCTCTTCGTTCAGGTTCGAAACTTCTTCGACGCGCTGGGACTGCTGCAGGTCGTCGACGAAGGTCGGACAGCCTACGCCGAAGACCCGATGTCGGTCAGCGTCGGTATCGAGAGCCGCTTCTAA
- a CDS encoding response regulator transcription factor codes for MRVLIVEDEPNLGRQLRSTLEGAGYAVDLATDGEDGHYLGSTESYDAVILDLGLPEVDGLTVLDRWRKEGRRMPVLVLTARDSWSDKVAGLDAGADDYLAKPFQTEELIARLRALIRRASGNASSELIAGDIRLDTRSGKVTKDGEPVKLTAQEYKLLSYLMHHKGKVVSRTELIEHIYDQDFDRDSNTIEVFVTRIRKKLGPDVITTIRGLGYTLDEPGDSRG; via the coding sequence ATGCGTGTTTTGATCGTCGAGGACGAGCCCAATCTGGGGCGACAGCTCCGCTCGACCCTCGAAGGGGCCGGATATGCGGTCGACCTCGCCACCGATGGCGAGGACGGCCACTATCTCGGCTCCACCGAAAGCTACGATGCGGTGATCCTCGATCTCGGCTTGCCGGAGGTGGATGGGCTCACCGTGCTGGACCGCTGGCGCAAGGAAGGCCGGCGCATGCCCGTTCTCGTGCTCACCGCGCGCGACAGCTGGTCGGACAAGGTTGCCGGCCTCGATGCGGGCGCCGACGACTATCTTGCCAAGCCGTTCCAGACCGAGGAGCTGATCGCTCGCCTGCGTGCGCTCATCCGCCGTGCGTCGGGCAACGCATCATCCGAGCTGATCGCCGGTGACATCCGTCTCGATACGCGCTCGGGCAAGGTGACGAAGGACGGCGAGCCGGTGAAGCTCACCGCGCAGGAATACAAGCTCCTGAGCTACCTGATGCACCACAAGGGCAAGGTCGTCAGCCGGACCGAGCTGATCGAACATATCTACGACCAGGACTTCGACCGGGATTCGAACACGATCGAGGTGTTCGTGACACGCATCCGCAAAAAGCTCGGCCCCGACGTCATCACGACCATCCGCGGTCTCGGTTACACGCTCGACGAACCGGGGGATTCGCGAGGGTGA